Proteins from a genomic interval of Rattus norvegicus strain BN/NHsdMcwi chromosome 2, GRCr8, whole genome shotgun sequence:
- the Kgd4 gene encoding alpha-ketoglutarate dehydrogenase component 4 isoform X1, whose amino-acid sequence MRLDMSQGKPNSPTQSSDPFQQSSGARTRKHCAHPAACCLIQNWAKVQGCVKVERPKAANAWLSSTLKGESLCSLRRRSSWVVKPHAPLIKFPNRRDKPKLSASDTLRSAALPSHSSVISQHSKGNLSPNLLMHQGPPDTAELIKSLPQKYRRKPMSQEEMEFIQRGGPE is encoded by the exons ATGAGGCTTGACATGTCTCAAGGAAAACCAAACAGCCCAACTCAGAGCTCAGATCCTTTCCAACAGAGCTCGGGGGCCAGAACTAGGAAGCACTGTGCTCACCCCGCAGCATGTTGTCTAATACAGAACTGGGCCAAAGTACAAGGCTGCGTCAAGGTCGAGCGCCCGAAGGCTGCCAATGCTTGGCTCAGCTCTACTCTCAAAGGGGAAAGTCTTTGCTCTCTACGCAGGAGATCCAGCTGG GTAGTGAAGCCACATGCTCCGTTAATAAAGTTCCCTAACAGAAGAGACAAACCTAAGCTCAGTG ctTCAGACACTTTGAGATCTGCTGCGCTACCCTCCCACTCCTCTGTAATTTCCCAGCATTCTAAAGGAAATTTGTCCCCAAATTTACTGATGCATCAGGGGCCACCAGACACTGCAGAATTAATAAAATCATTACCTCAGAAATACAGGAGGAAACCTATGTCTCAGGAGGAAATGGAATTTATCCAG CGTGGGGGTCCAGAGTGA
- the Kgd4 gene encoding alpha-ketoglutarate dehydrogenase component 4 yields the protein MMGSKMASATRVVQVVKPHAPLIKFPNRRDKPKLSASDTLRSAALPSHSSVISQHSKGNLSPNLLMHQGPPDTAELIKSLPQKYRRKPMSQEEMEFIQRGGPE from the exons ATGATGGGCAGCAAGATGGCTTCCGCCACCAGGGTCGTGCAG GTAGTGAAGCCACATGCTCCGTTAATAAAGTTCCCTAACAGAAGAGACAAACCTAAGCTCAGTG ctTCAGACACTTTGAGATCTGCTGCGCTACCCTCCCACTCCTCTGTAATTTCCCAGCATTCTAAAGGAAATTTGTCCCCAAATTTACTGATGCATCAGGGGCCACCAGACACTGCAGAATTAATAAAATCATTACCTCAGAAATACAGGAGGAAACCTATGTCTCAGGAGGAAATGGAATTTATCCAG CGTGGGGGTCCAGAGTGA
- the Kgd4 gene encoding alpha-ketoglutarate dehydrogenase component 4 isoform X2, with translation MMGSKMASATRVVQVVKPHAPLIKFPNRRDKPKLSASDTLRSAALPSHSSVISQHSKGNLSPNLLMHQGPPDTAELIKSLPQKYRRKPMSQEEMEFIQVRRCSLAQGCAQCL, from the exons ATGATGGGCAGCAAGATGGCTTCCGCCACCAGGGTCGTGCAG GTAGTGAAGCCACATGCTCCGTTAATAAAGTTCCCTAACAGAAGAGACAAACCTAAGCTCAGTG ctTCAGACACTTTGAGATCTGCTGCGCTACCCTCCCACTCCTCTGTAATTTCCCAGCATTCTAAAGGAAATTTGTCCCCAAATTTACTGATGCATCAGGGGCCACCAGACACTGCAGAATTAATAAAATCATTACCTCAGAAATACAGGAGGAAACCTATGTCTCAGGAGGAAATGGAATTTATCCAGGTACGTCGCTGCTCTCTAGCACAAGGTTGTGCACAGTGCCTGTGA